A genomic region of Ignavibacteria bacterium contains the following coding sequences:
- a CDS encoding T9SS type A sorting domain-containing protein has protein sequence MNLVKLLIFPVLILSFFVMSQTAQADYPKGAPFISFFESDSSGGPDSLGYTWRDTILTAGTLGFLDTTWGSGTWTRVNGLADDNLVGPFNMGWDFRYYYYNVNQFWVGSNGWISFSLPGNQLASPFPNIPSTAAPQNLIVPYGSDINFQGTGNIGRVYYYTNNVDTFIVSYYNVPFWQQLTPTWTGSNTFQVICTKADSSITFKYLNMTGVTSNNDITVGIENISGLIGLQISRNTYAQNFKQVKIKYPAVVTYQVRDAAVQSIDNPSTGGIFQLAGDSLQINAVVANSGNVNLSAFTARYMIVNSTNLVVATDTVNVPALNQGTNTNVTFNKKFSPLLPGVYSVRVRTLLPGEQVSVNDSTVLEVNVLPKQSNLLLAYESGIPLGGGTSWSGGTGSIGTYFIPPVHPVRIDTVHFYIDANPNLVGFFAQIYDDDGPNGAPGTQLFNQAITNPAAGLIRRVPVTGVNIASGGFYVIWTMNGESIALSSNNIPPISRRSIEGFGGVFGPFREGQLEDPVLRASVYAQTLGVEQTSNIIPERFELSQNYPNPFNPTTKINFAIPKSGLVSLKVYDVLGKEVGVLVNSELTAGSYTIDFNASYLASGLYFYKIQTNGFTDIKKMMLVK, from the coding sequence ATGAATCTGGTAAAATTACTGATATTCCCCGTATTAATTTTATCTTTTTTTGTAATGTCACAAACCGCGCAGGCGGATTATCCTAAGGGTGCTCCTTTTATTAGCTTTTTTGAATCTGATAGCTCAGGCGGTCCTGATTCTTTAGGTTACACCTGGAGAGATACAATTTTGACTGCAGGTACTTTAGGGTTTTTGGATACAACCTGGGGCTCAGGAACTTGGACCAGAGTAAATGGATTGGCTGATGACAATCTTGTTGGTCCGTTTAACATGGGCTGGGACTTCCGTTATTATTATTATAACGTAAATCAGTTCTGGGTTGGTTCAAACGGATGGATTAGTTTCAGCTTGCCGGGAAACCAGCTTGCCTCACCATTTCCTAATATTCCAAGCACAGCAGCTCCGCAAAATCTTATAGTTCCTTATGGTTCTGATATTAACTTTCAGGGAACGGGAAATATAGGAAGAGTTTATTATTACACAAATAATGTTGATACGTTTATAGTATCATATTACAATGTACCTTTCTGGCAGCAGTTAACGCCTACCTGGACAGGTTCAAATACATTCCAGGTAATCTGCACAAAAGCTGATAGTTCAATTACATTTAAGTATCTGAACATGACCGGAGTTACTTCAAATAATGACATAACTGTCGGCATTGAAAATATTTCAGGTCTTATCGGATTGCAAATCAGCAGAAATACATATGCGCAAAACTTTAAACAGGTTAAAATAAAATATCCTGCTGTTGTTACTTATCAGGTTCGTGATGCTGCAGTTCAATCTATTGATAACCCTTCAACAGGCGGTATATTTCAACTTGCAGGTGATTCACTGCAGATAAATGCTGTTGTTGCAAATTCAGGAAACGTTAATTTATCAGCATTTACTGCAAGGTATATGATTGTGAATTCAACGAATCTTGTTGTTGCAACAGATACGGTAAATGTTCCTGCACTTAACCAGGGAACAAATACAAATGTAACTTTTAATAAAAAGTTTTCACCATTATTGCCGGGAGTTTATAGTGTAAGAGTAAGAACTTTGTTGCCGGGTGAGCAGGTATCGGTTAACGATTCAACTGTTCTTGAAGTTAATGTTCTTCCAAAACAAAGCAACTTGCTTCTTGCTTATGAATCAGGCATACCGCTCGGAGGCGGAACTTCATGGTCAGGCGGAACAGGTTCAATCGGAACATATTTTATTCCTCCGGTTCATCCTGTAAGAATTGACACGGTTCATTTTTACATTGATGCAAATCCAAATCTTGTCGGATTCTTCGCACAAATTTATGATGATGATGGTCCAAACGGCGCACCCGGAACGCAGTTATTTAACCAAGCTATCACCAATCCTGCTGCAGGATTAATAAGAAGAGTCCCAGTAACAGGGGTTAACATTGCGAGCGGCGGTTTCTATGTTATCTGGACAATGAACGGTGAAAGCATAGCTCTTTCAAGCAATAATATTCCACCGATTTCAAGAAGAAGTATTGAAGGTTTCGGCGGTGTGTTCGGTCCGTTCAGAGAAGGACAGCTCGAAGACCCGGTATTAAGAGCTTCGGTTTATGCCCAAACACTTGGTGTTGAGCAAACTTCAAACATTATTCCTGAAAGATTCGAGCTTTCACAGAACTATCCGAATCCTTTCAATCCGACAACCAAAATAAACTTTGCAATTCCTAAATCAGGATTGGTATCATTAAAAGTTTATGATGTTCTTGGTAAAGAAGTAGGAGTTCTTGTGAACAGCGAGCTTACTGCAGGAAGCTATACAATTGATTTCAATGCTTCATATCTTGCAAGCGGACTTTATTTCTATAAAATCCAGACAAACGGATTTACCGACATAAAGAAAATGATGTTAGTGAAATAA
- a CDS encoding T9SS type A sorting domain-containing protein, protein MKKLLTLLVFLSIPLSVFAGDDITVTTYNPPIPLEQISSDWGNDFLVSSTEPLSKPSGIYRLSSTTIYVSVPDSSILPGQVMVILKSTNNGANWAVENSIAAPPGILVGKTKMVRSGLDSIYCAFIASSTVYILNVINANLTSFTPYTNVRDFDIAASSTGSIYVIVDLNTNNETRFYGSVNGGATWGGAVFLSSVSAHPQLSMSATGDTLLINYYGVAIAPDTISSAIRSVRYRESVPGTLVIVGSFTTPLVAGTPRPQFQAVMTHGNAWLFYSEGTAGNLSMNCLVSTNTGLNFGAPVSIGNMPGREEYYFDAKYWAGGADVIYYSDSTAGGPNNVTDVLMNLYASNGTPSTFSSPLRVSEHPPVTSARNYYPTLIEYLDVNDDAGALWVGLDGANRRLYYDRYSSISGISNNGNEIPEKYSLSQNYPNPFNPTTKIDFAIPKNDLVILKVYNALGAEVATLVNKNMNAGSYTVDFDASLLSSGVYFYTLQSGSYNITKKMMLIK, encoded by the coding sequence ATGAAAAAACTTCTCACCTTATTAGTTTTTCTTTCAATTCCTTTATCTGTTTTCGCCGGTGATGACATCACTGTGACAACTTATAATCCGCCTATTCCTTTAGAGCAGATTTCAAGCGATTGGGGCAATGATTTTCTTGTTTCTTCAACAGAGCCATTAAGTAAACCCTCAGGTATTTATAGATTATCATCTACAACAATTTATGTTTCTGTTCCGGATTCTTCCATTTTGCCGGGACAAGTTATGGTTATATTAAAATCAACTAACAACGGTGCTAACTGGGCAGTCGAGAATAGTATAGCTGCTCCTCCGGGAATTCTTGTCGGTAAAACAAAAATGGTCAGAAGCGGTCTTGATTCAATTTACTGCGCATTTATTGCAAGTTCTACTGTTTATATTTTAAATGTTATTAACGCTAATCTTACAAGCTTCACTCCATATACTAATGTTCGTGATTTTGACATTGCCGCTTCATCTACGGGAAGCATTTACGTAATTGTTGACCTTAATACAAATAATGAAACAAGATTTTATGGTTCTGTGAACGGCGGTGCGACATGGGGAGGCGCTGTATTTCTAAGCTCTGTTTCTGCGCATCCGCAGCTTTCAATGTCGGCAACCGGAGATACTTTATTGATTAATTATTATGGAGTAGCAATAGCGCCTGATACAATCAGCAGTGCTATAAGAAGTGTCCGTTACAGAGAATCAGTACCGGGAACATTAGTAATTGTAGGGTCATTTACAACACCATTAGTTGCAGGAACACCAAGACCGCAGTTTCAGGCGGTTATGACTCATGGTAACGCATGGCTGTTTTATTCCGAAGGAACTGCAGGTAATTTGAGCATGAATTGCCTCGTTAGCACAAATACAGGTCTCAATTTCGGTGCTCCCGTTTCGATCGGCAATATGCCCGGAAGGGAAGAATATTATTTTGATGCAAAATACTGGGCGGGAGGCGCAGATGTTATTTACTATTCAGACAGCACTGCAGGCGGACCAAACAATGTAACGGATGTATTAATGAATCTTTATGCTTCAAACGGAACCCCTTCTACTTTCAGTTCACCTTTACGAGTAAGCGAGCATCCTCCGGTAACGTCAGCAAGAAATTATTATCCGACATTAATTGAGTATTTGGACGTAAATGATGATGCAGGAGCATTGTGGGTCGGACTTGACGGTGCAAACAGAAGATTATACTATGACAGATATAGCTCAATTTCAGGAATTTCAAATAACGGAAATGAAATTCCCGAAAAATATTCACTAAGCCAGAACTATCCTAATCCTTTCAACCCGACAACCAAAATTGATTTTGCAATTCCAAAAAATGATTTGGTGATCTTAAAGGTGTACAATGCTTTGGGAGCTGAAGTTGCAACACTTGTAAATAAAAATATGAATGCAGGTTCATATACAGTTGACTTCGACGCTTCCCTTCTATCAAGCGGTGTATATTTTTATACTCTGCAATCAGGTTCATATAACATCACTAAAAAGATGATGCTTATTAAATAA
- the dnaK gene encoding molecular chaperone DnaK has protein sequence MGKIIGIDLGTTNSCVAVMEGNDPVVIANAEGHRTTPSVVAFTKTGDRLVGDPAKRQAVTNPKNTVFSIKRFMGRRYDEVTEEIKKVPYHVVKGENDVAKVEIEDPATGQKRIYSPQEISAMILQKMKKTAEDYLGQSVTEAVITVPAYFNDSQRQATKDAGKIAGLDVKRIINEPTAAALAYGLDKKTKNLKVAVYDLGGGTFDISILELGDGVFEVKSTNGDGHLGGDDFDQVLIDELAERFKKKEGIDLRKDAMALQRLKEAAETAKKDLSTKTSTEVNLPYITATAEGPKFLLETITRAEFERLVDGLVNRTVGPCEQAIKDSGYSKNDINEVILVGGSTRIPLVQETVKKIFGKEPSKGVNPDEVVAVGAAIQGGVLSGDVQDVLLLDVTPLSLGLETLGGVMTTLIPANTTIPTKKSQVFSTASDNQPSVEIHVLQGERPMAMDNRTLGRFHLDGIPPAPRGLPQIEVTFDIDANGILNVSAKDLGTGKTQDIKITHSSGLSQEEIEKMRKDAKEHEGEDKKKKELIDKQNEADSLAFQGEKQLTELGDKMSADTKAKIQAALDRLKSVVKSSDVNEIKSAIDGFNAAFQAASSEMYNTSKEQPGAQQQGQPGGQQQGGGQAGSQQGDGGVENADFEVVDDEKK, from the coding sequence ATGGGAAAAATAATAGGTATAGACCTCGGGACTACCAACTCTTGCGTAGCCGTTATGGAAGGAAACGACCCGGTTGTTATTGCAAATGCCGAAGGGCACAGAACAACTCCATCGGTTGTTGCTTTTACCAAAACAGGTGACAGATTGGTTGGTGACCCTGCAAAAAGACAGGCGGTAACTAATCCTAAAAATACTGTCTTCTCCATAAAAAGATTTATGGGAAGAAGATATGATGAAGTTACCGAAGAAATCAAGAAAGTCCCCTATCATGTTGTCAAAGGTGAAAATGACGTTGCTAAGGTAGAAATAGAAGACCCTGCAACAGGTCAGAAGAGAATTTATTCTCCGCAGGAAATCTCTGCAATGATTCTGCAAAAGATGAAAAAAACTGCTGAGGATTATCTCGGTCAGTCAGTAACGGAAGCTGTTATCACAGTTCCTGCTTACTTTAATGACTCACAAAGACAGGCAACAAAGGATGCGGGAAAAATCGCAGGTCTCGATGTTAAAAGAATAATTAACGAACCGACTGCAGCAGCGCTTGCATATGGTCTCGATAAAAAAACAAAAAATTTAAAAGTCGCAGTATATGACTTAGGCGGTGGAACATTTGATATATCCATTCTTGAGTTAGGTGACGGTGTATTTGAAGTTAAATCAACCAATGGTGACGGACACTTAGGCGGTGATGACTTCGACCAGGTATTAATCGATGAGTTAGCAGAAAGATTCAAAAAGAAAGAAGGAATTGATTTAAGAAAAGACGCTATGGCGCTTCAGAGATTAAAAGAAGCAGCTGAAACCGCTAAGAAAGATTTGTCAACAAAAACTTCTACCGAAGTTAATCTGCCTTACATTACTGCAACTGCAGAAGGTCCAAAGTTCCTGCTTGAAACAATTACAAGAGCAGAATTTGAAAGACTTGTTGACGGTCTCGTTAACAGAACAGTCGGTCCTTGCGAACAGGCAATAAAAGACTCAGGATATTCAAAAAATGATATTAACGAAGTTATTCTTGTCGGTGGTTCGACAAGAATTCCGCTTGTTCAGGAAACAGTAAAGAAAATTTTCGGTAAAGAGCCGAGCAAAGGTGTAAATCCTGATGAAGTTGTTGCAGTTGGTGCAGCTATTCAGGGCGGTGTTCTTTCAGGAGACGTTCAGGACGTTCTCTTGCTTGACGTTACTCCGCTTTCACTTGGTCTCGAAACTCTTGGCGGTGTTATGACAACTTTAATTCCTGCTAACACAACCATACCGACAAAGAAATCACAGGTATTCTCAACCGCGTCTGATAACCAGCCGAGCGTTGAAATCCACGTATTGCAGGGTGAAAGACCTATGGCAATGGACAACAGAACACTCGGAAGATTCCATTTAGATGGAATTCCGCCTGCGCCAAGAGGATTACCGCAGATTGAAGTTACATTCGACATTGATGCTAACGGTATCTTAAATGTTTCTGCGAAAGACTTAGGAACAGGAAAGACACAGGATATTAAGATTACTCACTCTTCAGGTCTCTCACAAGAAGAAATCGAGAAGATGAGAAAAGATGCAAAAGAACACGAAGGTGAAGACAAGAAAAAGAAAGAACTTATCGATAAACAAAACGAAGCTGATTCTCTTGCATTCCAGGGTGAAAAACAGCTTACAGAGTTAGGTGATAAGATGAGCGCAGATACGAAAGCAAAGATTCAGGCAGCGCTTGACAGATTAAAATCGGTTGTGAAATCATCCGACGTAAATGAAATCAAGTCTGCAATCGACGGATTCAATGCAGCTTTCCAGGCAGCATCATCTGAGATGTATAATACTTCGAAAGAACAACCGGGTGCACAGCAGCAAGGTCAGCCGGGAGGACAGCAGCAAGGCGGCGGACAAGCCGGTTCACAGCAAGGTGACGGCGGTGTTGAAAACGCCGACTTTGAAGTAGTTGACGACGAAAAGAAGTAA
- a CDS encoding Hsp20/alpha crystallin family protein yields the protein MKVVKIKTDGDLFKTINETFDSLFPFANANAAYSKTSISPRTEITEDKDNFYLNMEIPGISKEDVKIGIENNVLTVSGEKKQNYTKEEKNVVMNERYYGAFTRSFNITKDVKVNDIQAEFKDGVLNITLPKVEEAKPVVKEIAIK from the coding sequence ATGAAAGTAGTAAAAATCAAAACCGATGGTGATTTATTCAAAACCATTAACGAGACTTTCGATTCATTATTCCCGTTTGCTAATGCAAATGCGGCATACAGCAAAACCAGCATTTCCCCGAGAACAGAGATTACAGAAGACAAAGATAATTTCTATTTAAACATGGAAATTCCGGGAATCAGCAAAGAAGACGTTAAAATCGGTATTGAAAACAACGTTTTGACTGTCAGCGGTGAAAAGAAACAAAATTACACCAAAGAAGAAAAAAATGTTGTCATGAATGAAAGATATTATGGTGCGTTTACAAGAAGTTTCAATATAACTAAGGATGTTAAGGTTAACGACATTCAGGCAGAGTTCAAAGATGGTGTTTTGAACATTACATTGCCTAAAGTTGAAGAAGCAAAGCCGGTTGTAAAAGAAATAGCAATAAAGTAA
- a CDS encoding T9SS type A sorting domain-containing protein: MKTIKLYSALVFLILIFQNSYSQPVVIQRQNMNANNINAIFQNTGIFNQNTALQNQPGFEWPKGSGLHAIFTTGINLAAYVNGQFRMASGSFRGEYSPGIVSNGMYATNSTLKIYSIKAGDNASNNPDYANWHLMIPYGAPYDDVNMNGAFEIDIDKPGVKNSGQTMFVSLTDANTFQHSTGEGFGGGTSPLFAQIAFIAFSFNTPGLENAQFVVCHVINKSNTSWDSLHFSIFCDPDLGDALDDYIGCDTIRQLGYCYNADNNDADYGVAPPAVGITLLRSMVNRSVSQFDTLGMTSFVQTNNSSSVPCENDPVGEQLGAYNLMKGYKKDMSPWINPTSGEQTKFVYSGDPATNNGWVEAKGSRQNCGGTSGTTIAVNPPGDRRFIMSSGAGNFKMSPNEKQTVIFAQHIARGSSNLNSVTRLKNESSTIRSLFNLITLNFSVGINNISSEIPNSFILNQNYPNPFNPATKICFAIPKSDFVNLKVYDITGKEISSLVNQQLQAGTYEVNFDASNLASGVYYYKLTSGNFSEVKKMMFVK, from the coding sequence ATGAAAACAATTAAATTGTACTCCGCACTGGTTTTCTTAATTCTTATCTTTCAAAATTCGTATTCCCAGCCTGTAGTTATTCAGCGTCAAAACATGAACGCCAACAACATTAATGCAATTTTCCAAAACACCGGCATATTTAATCAAAACACCGCACTTCAAAATCAACCGGGTTTTGAATGGCCTAAAGGGTCAGGATTGCATGCAATATTTACAACAGGAATAAATCTTGCCGCGTATGTTAACGGTCAATTCAGAATGGCATCAGGCTCATTCAGAGGTGAATATTCGCCGGGAATAGTCAGCAATGGTATGTATGCAACAAACAGTACTTTAAAAATTTACAGCATAAAAGCAGGAGATAATGCAAGCAATAATCCTGATTATGCAAACTGGCATTTAATGATACCTTATGGAGCACCTTATGATGATGTAAACATGAACGGTGCATTTGAGATTGATATTGATAAACCCGGCGTAAAAAATTCAGGTCAAACAATGTTTGTTTCATTGACTGATGCGAATACATTTCAGCACAGCACAGGAGAAGGATTCGGCGGCGGGACTTCGCCGCTGTTTGCACAAATTGCTTTTATTGCATTTTCGTTTAATACTCCTGGTTTGGAAAATGCACAGTTTGTCGTATGCCATGTAATAAATAAATCAAATACAAGCTGGGACAGTCTTCATTTTTCGATTTTCTGTGATCCGGATTTAGGTGATGCGTTAGATGATTATATAGGGTGCGACACAATCCGACAATTAGGGTATTGTTATAATGCTGACAATAATGATGCTGATTATGGTGTAGCACCTCCTGCAGTTGGAATTACTTTACTTAGAAGCATGGTAAATAGAAGTGTTTCTCAATTTGATACCCTTGGAATGACCTCATTTGTACAAACAAATAACAGTTCCTCGGTTCCCTGTGAGAATGATCCGGTTGGAGAACAATTAGGTGCATATAATCTGATGAAAGGTTATAAAAAAGATATGAGTCCGTGGATAAATCCTACTAGTGGTGAACAAACTAAATTTGTATATTCAGGTGATCCGGCGACAAATAACGGCTGGGTAGAAGCAAAGGGTTCACGTCAAAATTGCGGCGGGACTTCAGGAACAACAATAGCCGTAAATCCTCCCGGAGACAGAAGATTCATAATGTCTTCAGGAGCTGGGAATTTTAAAATGTCGCCAAATGAAAAGCAAACTGTAATATTTGCGCAGCATATTGCACGCGGTTCATCAAACTTGAATTCTGTTACAAGACTAAAAAATGAGTCAAGCACAATTCGCAGTTTATTTAATTTAATCACATTAAACTTTAGTGTTGGCATAAACAATATTTCTTCTGAGATTCCGAACAGTTTCATTCTTAATCAAAATTATCCTAATCCTTTTAACCCTGCTACCAAAATCTGCTTTGCAATTCCGAAATCAGATTTTGTTAATCTGAAAGTTTATGACATAACCGGAAAAGAAATTTCAAGCCTGGTTAATCAACAGCTTCAGGCAGGAACTTATGAAGTGAATTTTGATGCTTCAAATCTTGCATCGGGAGTTTACTATTATAAACTAACTTCCGGCAATTTCTCAGAAGTTAAGAAAATGATGTTTGTTAAATAA
- a CDS encoding oligosaccharide flippase family protein, whose translation MSKTHIKNLFSQSVYYGIGLILNRSLGTLLLPLYTLYFTTADLGMYSIIYSIWLFINAIYILGLETSFLKFFIASDNEKFKSETYSSIIASVTFTSLFFSALIFYFADNISQLIEFDNLSKGAYLIKILAVMLFVDALYRFPLLLLRAELRAKAYFVLTMVTLVINLLLNFILIINFQMNIEAIMYSYIASAGVTFLIALTITRQYLKPVISFERIKKMISFGFKFIWIGLMIIIIDQSDRFFLKYFFDESVAGIYQAVYRLAAVMGLIITTFKFAWTPYFLNLEKNPENKKIVSNIFTYYIFVATFLLLFFSFFTEHIVKLKIFGISFLDENYWQGLNILPYLFLAYFFSGIFSFLNVAPFFSNKTFLLLIVTIIGTIINLVINLLIIPSLGMTGAAVSTFLTYFVMTILIYLISQKIYPIPYQTKNITIILLSSFIFFTLFQYLEFQNAIYNLFLNVAYIVVFTIISSKFGNIQLSNVKLIFKRAS comes from the coding sequence GTGAGCAAAACGCATATAAAAAATTTATTTTCTCAATCTGTTTATTACGGCATTGGGCTGATTCTTAACCGCTCTCTGGGAACCTTGCTTCTTCCGCTTTATACTCTTTATTTTACAACCGCAGACCTTGGAATGTATTCGATAATATATTCCATCTGGTTATTTATAAACGCCATTTACATTCTTGGACTTGAAACATCATTTCTCAAATTTTTTATTGCTTCAGACAATGAAAAATTTAAATCAGAGACATACTCATCAATCATTGCATCCGTTACATTTACTTCCTTATTTTTTTCAGCATTAATTTTTTATTTCGCAGACAACATTTCGCAATTAATAGAGTTTGATAATCTTTCCAAAGGCGCCTATTTAATCAAAATTCTTGCTGTTATGCTGTTTGTCGATGCATTATATCGTTTTCCTCTGCTATTGCTTAGAGCAGAGCTAAGAGCAAAAGCCTATTTTGTGCTTACAATGGTCACATTAGTCATAAATCTGCTTCTAAATTTCATTTTAATAATAAATTTTCAAATGAACATTGAAGCAATTATGTATAGTTATATTGCTTCCGCGGGAGTTACATTTTTAATAGCTCTTACCATCACACGTCAATATTTAAAACCCGTGATTTCTTTTGAAAGAATTAAAAAAATGATTTCGTTCGGATTTAAATTTATTTGGATAGGGCTTATGATAATTATAATTGACCAGTCTGATAGATTTTTCCTGAAATATTTTTTTGATGAGAGCGTTGCTGGAATTTACCAGGCAGTTTATCGCTTAGCTGCTGTGATGGGATTAATCATAACAACATTTAAATTTGCATGGACACCTTATTTTCTGAATCTTGAGAAAAATCCCGAGAACAAAAAAATTGTTTCAAATATTTTTACATATTACATTTTTGTTGCAACTTTTCTTTTACTTTTCTTTTCTTTTTTCACAGAGCATATTGTTAAACTAAAAATTTTTGGAATTAGTTTTCTTGATGAAAATTATTGGCAGGGGCTTAATATACTTCCCTATTTGTTTCTTGCATATTTTTTTTCAGGAATTTTTTCTTTTCTAAACGTTGCTCCGTTTTTTTCAAATAAAACTTTTTTATTGTTGATTGTTACAATCATCGGAACAATAATAAACCTTGTAATAAATTTATTAATCATTCCATCGCTCGGAATGACCGGCGCTGCTGTTTCAACCTTCCTTACATATTTTGTTATGACAATTCTTATCTATCTTATCTCCCAAAAAATATATCCGATTCCCTACCAAACCAAAAACATCACAATTATTTTATTATCGAGTTTTATTTTTTTTACACTTTTTCAATATCTTGAATTTCAAAACGCTATTTACAACCTCTTTTTGAATGTTGCATATATTGTTGTTTTTACAATAATTAGTTCAAAATTCGGAAATATTCAACTAAGTAACGTAAAATTAATATTTAAGAGAGCTTCTTAA
- a CDS encoding amidohydrolase family protein, with protein MIIIDSHIHIGQWSDIFFKYNSTVSEAIDVMKRAGVSAAVCMPADNEPNQKLFNETVNNPNFKFYFKAWINPDDPSLDDFLNKNIDEISLFKIHPSIQRRRITDESYAKYLKLAEEKKKPVVVHCGRWQEIASYTFCLEASKKYPDLILILAHLGGDAPSLYLECAKTVKGGRYNNVYLGTESVREFKFVEKVVKTAGAEKVIFGSDYNLGLPQMYIPVIENLDIPNSDKELIFSGNILRLLGH; from the coding sequence ATGATTATAATCGATTCTCATATACATATAGGACAATGGAGCGATATTTTTTTTAAATATAACTCCACAGTTTCTGAAGCAATTGATGTCATGAAACGTGCTGGAGTATCTGCAGCAGTTTGCATGCCTGCTGACAATGAGCCTAATCAAAAGCTTTTTAATGAAACAGTTAACAATCCGAATTTTAAATTTTATTTTAAGGCATGGATTAATCCGGATGACCCTTCGCTTGATGATTTCTTAAATAAGAACATTGATGAAATTTCTTTGTTTAAAATTCATCCATCGATTCAGCGAAGAAGAATAACCGATGAATCTTATGCAAAATATCTTAAGCTTGCTGAAGAAAAAAAGAAGCCCGTTGTCGTTCACTGCGGAAGGTGGCAGGAAATAGCGAGTTATACTTTTTGTCTGGAAGCTTCAAAAAAATATCCTGATTTGATTTTAATTCTTGCTCATCTTGGCGGTGACGCTCCGTCTTTATATCTTGAATGTGCAAAAACCGTTAAAGGTGGCAGATACAATAATGTTTATCTTGGAACAGAATCTGTGCGCGAGTTTAAATTCGTTGAGAAGGTTGTGAAAACTGCCGGCGCAGAGAAAGTAATTTTCGGAAGCGACTATAACCTTGGGCTTCCACAGATGTATATACCGGTTATTGAGAACCTTGACATACCAAATTCGGATAAAGAATTAATTTTTTCAGGAAACATACTCAGGTTATTAGGTCATTAA
- a CDS encoding NAD-dependent epimerase/dehydratase family protein: protein MKLKNKKILLTGGAGFIGSTLAQNLHNENEILIYDNFCRDALRYKKLNSKNVQVVEGDVRNYDLLKRTCEEFKPQIVVHLAAIAGVDSVLLDPVRTMDVNITGTFNLLKSLEKYSNRLERVLDFSTSEVLGAYAYKSTEQSNTNLAPVGEARWTYSISKLAGEHLLNAYHKQFGYPSVTIRPFNIYGPGQVGEGAIQIFIKNVVRNKTIEIHGDGDQIRSWCYVDDMINGIMLCLTTKKAVGEVFNIGNPKGTITISSLAEKIVAICKSKVKIKYVPKNYVDVELRIPSIEKAEVLLGYKPKVDLNEGILRTYNWFKKELK from the coding sequence ATGAAACTAAAAAATAAAAAAATATTACTGACAGGCGGTGCAGGTTTTATCGGAAGTACTCTTGCTCAAAATCTTCATAACGAAAATGAGATTTTGATTTATGACAACTTTTGCCGCGACGCGTTGCGGTACAAAAAACTTAATTCAAAAAACGTTCAAGTGGTTGAAGGTGATGTGAGAAATTATGACTTGCTGAAAAGAACCTGTGAAGAATTTAAGCCCCAAATTGTTGTTCATCTTGCAGCAATTGCAGGTGTTGACAGTGTTTTGCTTGACCCGGTAAGAACAATGGATGTGAATATCACAGGAACGTTTAATTTGTTAAAGTCTCTTGAAAAATATTCTAATCGTCTTGAACGGGTTCTTGATTTTTCTACAAGCGAAGTACTTGGCGCATATGCATATAAATCAACCGAACAGTCAAATACAAACCTTGCACCTGTTGGAGAAGCCCGATGGACTTACTCAATAAGCAAGCTCGCAGGAGAACATCTTCTTAATGCCTATCATAAACAATTTGGCTATCCATCTGTAACGATTAGACCGTTCAACATTTACGGACCCGGACAGGTTGGTGAAGGTGCTATACAAATTTTTATAAAAAACGTTGTGCGAAATAAAACAATCGAGATTCACGGAGACGGTGACCAGATTCGTTCTTGGTGTTATGTGGATGACATGATTAACGGAATTATGTTATGCCTGACGACTAAAAAAGCTGTCGGTGAAGTTTTTAATATCGGAAATCCCAAAGGAACAATTACGATTTCTTCACTCGCAGAAAAAATTGTTGCTATCTGCAAATCAAAAGTTAAAATAAAATACGTTCCCAAAAATTATGTTGATGTCGAGCTCCGCATCCCGAGCATTGAAAAAGCTGAAGTGCTTTTAGGTTATAAGCCAAAAGTGGATTTGAATGAAGGTATTTTGCGGACATATAATTGGTTTAAGAAAGAGTTAAAATGA